One region of Microbacterium sp. Root553 genomic DNA includes:
- a CDS encoding ABC transporter substrate-binding protein, translated as MAKTHMLRRWRRAAIVGLAAAAVVLSGCSIQISSQPDPSIGDDTMLINADKGNPFFTRNFNPYLTNTRTASRWIYEPLILVNPLDNTLNPWLAESWSQPDARTVVMTIRDGVEWSDGEELTPDDVAFTFQLLKDNPALDIKGAWQHLESVEVDGDDVIMHLQTDDAPSLSILGLTMIVPEHIWSDVKDPGTFRNENPVGTGPFVLGNYNDQQYSMDKNPDYWQADKIEIEHIILPGTNTQLDTVTRGYDWSYSFISDVEGTWGAASEHNTWWFPPGGVIALMPNLEVAPFDDVNVRRGIALSLDREEIAETASEGYMQPAGQTGLILPNQEEYLDPSIPDQGMITQDADAALAAFAESGYTLDGDRLVGPDGEQLEFALTTANGYSDWTRAAQTVQRQLAAVGVKVTLKLPQPAGYQSAISNGDFEMAIGGMGNGDIYQAYNNLLSSQFYVPSGEATANNFERYQSDEVDALLAEYRETVDPARQTEITHELQNIVYDELPVIGLYYGGIWGLFNDAKFTGWPSADDPYMIPQNYDSAPLLIFTRLERVKGDDQ; from the coding sequence GTGGCGAAGACGCACATGCTCCGGCGCTGGCGGAGAGCGGCGATCGTGGGACTGGCGGCAGCGGCCGTGGTCCTCAGCGGTTGCAGCATCCAGATCAGTTCGCAGCCCGATCCATCGATCGGCGACGACACGATGCTCATCAACGCGGACAAGGGGAACCCGTTCTTCACGCGGAACTTCAATCCGTACCTGACGAACACCCGCACCGCGTCGAGGTGGATCTACGAACCGCTGATCCTGGTGAACCCGCTCGACAACACGCTCAACCCGTGGCTGGCCGAGTCCTGGTCGCAGCCCGATGCGCGCACGGTCGTCATGACGATCCGCGACGGCGTCGAATGGAGCGACGGCGAAGAGCTGACCCCCGATGACGTCGCCTTCACGTTCCAGCTGCTGAAGGACAACCCCGCCCTCGACATCAAGGGCGCGTGGCAGCACCTCGAGAGCGTCGAGGTCGACGGTGACGACGTCATCATGCACCTGCAGACCGACGACGCCCCGTCACTGTCGATCCTCGGTCTGACGATGATCGTCCCCGAGCACATCTGGAGCGATGTCAAGGACCCCGGCACGTTCCGCAACGAGAACCCGGTCGGCACCGGGCCCTTCGTGCTGGGCAACTACAACGACCAGCAGTACTCGATGGACAAGAACCCCGACTACTGGCAGGCCGACAAGATCGAGATCGAGCACATCATCCTGCCCGGCACCAACACCCAGCTCGACACGGTGACGCGCGGCTACGACTGGTCGTACTCGTTCATCTCCGACGTCGAGGGCACCTGGGGCGCGGCGAGCGAGCACAACACCTGGTGGTTCCCGCCGGGCGGCGTGATCGCCCTGATGCCGAACCTCGAGGTCGCGCCGTTCGACGACGTGAACGTGCGTCGCGGCATCGCGCTCTCGCTCGATCGTGAGGAGATCGCCGAGACCGCCTCCGAGGGGTACATGCAGCCCGCCGGCCAGACCGGACTCATCCTGCCGAACCAGGAGGAGTACCTCGACCCCTCGATCCCCGACCAGGGCATGATCACGCAGGACGCGGATGCCGCGCTCGCGGCGTTCGCGGAGTCCGGATACACGCTCGACGGCGACCGACTCGTCGGCCCCGACGGCGAACAGCTCGAGTTCGCGCTCACGACGGCCAACGGCTACTCGGACTGGACCCGCGCGGCACAGACCGTGCAGCGCCAGCTCGCCGCCGTCGGTGTGAAGGTCACTCTGAAGCTGCCGCAGCCCGCGGGGTACCAGAGTGCGATCAGCAACGGCGACTTCGAGATGGCGATCGGAGGCATGGGCAACGGCGACATCTACCAGGCGTACAACAACCTGCTCTCGAGCCAGTTCTACGTGCCCTCCGGCGAAGCCACGGCGAACAACTTCGAGCGTTATCAGTCGGATGAGGTCGATGCGCTGCTCGCGGAGTACCGCGAGACGGTCGATCCTGCACGTCAGACCGAGATCACTCACGAGCTGCAGAACATCGTGTACGACGAGCTGCCGGTGATCGGCCTCTACTACGGCGGAATCTGGGGTCTATTCAACGACGCCAAGTTCACCGGATGGCCCTCGGCGGATGACCCGTACATGATCCCGCAGAACTACGACTCGGCGCCGCTGCTGATCTTCACCAGGCTCGAGCGCGTGAAGGGAGACGACCAGTGA
- a CDS encoding ABC transporter permease, whose protein sequence is MKYVLQKVGLFVLTLWAAITLNFFLPRMMPGSPADAAIAKLAQNGPVSDATRAAIEAQLGVPTGSLWDQYISYLGQVSRLDFGVSYTFYPQTVSSMVSTALPYTIGLVGIVTVLAFVIGTLIGVAAAWRRGTWLDSLPTLTGSFLSTFPYFWTALLLLFFLGYVLHWFPTTGAYAATTAPGFTGDFLADLARHAVLPALTILLTSLGGWIIGMRNAMINTLGEDYVTFAEANGLHGRTIAVRYAARNAILPNLTGFGLTLGGVVGGSILVEQVFQYPGIGYLLFNAVIGQDYPLMQALFLMITVSVLVANFLVDILYGVLDPRTRR, encoded by the coding sequence GTGAAGTACGTCCTGCAGAAGGTCGGCCTCTTCGTGCTCACGCTGTGGGCCGCGATCACGCTGAACTTCTTCCTCCCGCGGATGATGCCGGGGTCCCCGGCCGATGCTGCGATCGCCAAGCTCGCGCAGAACGGGCCGGTGTCCGACGCGACCAGAGCCGCGATCGAGGCGCAGCTCGGCGTCCCGACCGGATCCCTGTGGGATCAGTACATCTCCTACCTCGGACAGGTTTCCCGTCTCGACTTCGGGGTCTCGTACACGTTCTATCCGCAGACGGTGTCGAGCATGGTGTCGACCGCGCTGCCGTACACGATCGGCCTGGTCGGCATCGTCACGGTCCTCGCCTTCGTGATCGGCACGCTGATCGGCGTCGCCGCCGCGTGGCGCCGCGGCACCTGGCTCGACTCGCTGCCGACGCTGACCGGATCGTTCCTCAGCACCTTCCCGTACTTCTGGACCGCGCTGCTGCTGCTGTTCTTCCTCGGGTACGTGCTGCACTGGTTCCCGACGACCGGCGCGTACGCCGCGACCACGGCACCGGGCTTCACGGGGGACTTCCTCGCCGACCTGGCCCGCCATGCGGTGCTGCCGGCGCTGACGATCCTGCTGACCTCCCTCGGCGGCTGGATCATCGGCATGCGCAACGCCATGATCAACACGCTGGGCGAGGACTACGTCACCTTCGCCGAGGCGAACGGTCTGCACGGCCGCACGATCGCCGTCCGCTACGCCGCCCGCAACGCGATCCTGCCGAACCTCACCGGCTTCGGTCTCACCCTCGGCGGTGTGGTCGGCGGATCGATCCTCGTCGAGCAGGTCTTCCAGTACCCCGGTATCGGATATCTGCTCTTCAACGCCGTGATCGGGCAGGACTACCCGCTCATGCAGGCGCTCTTCCTGATGATCACCGTCAGCGTGCTCGTCGCCAACTTCCTCGTGGACATCCTCTACGGGGTACTCGACCCGAGGACTCGCCGATGA